The Algoriphagus sanaruensis genome window below encodes:
- the mnmD gene encoding tRNA (5-methylaminomethyl-2-thiouridine)(34)-methyltransferase MnmD has translation MSKVKLITTEDGSHSLYHEELQETYHSFHGAYRESIHVFMLYGLDSWLARNPRKYPIRVFEVGFGTGLNAWLALVWAEQNQIPVLYHTIEPFPLEKEVYSQLNYIEHDHGIWHYHKYFNALHEAPWNEGGPVSEYFNMKKDQVTLEEAQLYPSDVVFFDAFAPSKQPDLWKKEILEKVTDAMRPGAVFTTYCAKGQLKRDLKELGLATETLPGPPGKKEMTRAWKNSDQ, from the coding sequence ATGAGTAAAGTCAAATTAATCACCACAGAAGACGGGTCTCACTCCTTATACCACGAGGAGCTCCAAGAAACCTACCATAGTTTTCATGGAGCCTATCGAGAATCAATTCATGTGTTTATGCTATATGGACTTGATTCTTGGCTGGCACGTAATCCCCGAAAATATCCGATTCGGGTTTTTGAGGTAGGATTTGGAACAGGACTCAATGCATGGCTAGCTTTAGTGTGGGCAGAACAAAACCAAATCCCCGTTCTATATCACACCATCGAACCATTCCCTTTGGAGAAAGAAGTGTATAGCCAATTGAACTACATCGAGCACGATCACGGAATCTGGCATTACCATAAATACTTCAATGCACTGCATGAAGCGCCTTGGAATGAAGGTGGACCCGTCTCGGAATATTTTAACATGAAAAAAGATCAAGTCACCTTGGAGGAAGCACAACTTTACCCTTCAGACGTTGTCTTTTTTGATGCCTTCGCACCTAGTAAACAACCGGATTTGTGGAAAAAAGAGATCCTAGAAAAAGTCACCGATGCGATGCGACCAGGGGCTGTATTTACCACTTACTGCGCCAAGGGCCAATTGAAAAGAGATCTGAAAGAACTTGGATTAGCGACTGAAACACTTCCAGGACCTCCGGGAAAGAAAGAAATGACTCGAGCTTGGAAAAATAGCGATCAGTAA
- the bshC gene encoding bacillithiol biosynthesis cysteine-adding enzyme BshC, translated as MKKHCVDLSVTGQFSSFFLDYISGKETLRPFYTHHPTLESFRDAIEAKSFSEENRRVLQLVLQKQYSHLDKGERVEANISALSQSNTFTVTTGHQLNLFTGPLYFIYKIVSTINLAKRLSQAYPNHNFVPVYWMATEDHDFEEINYFKLDGIKYEWTTNQSGAVGEFELDASFHDFLKAVSFAPAIFKEAYLQSKNLAEAVRKYVHSLFGEEGLVVLDANDPDLKRLFSKVIESDLVAHHPFHEAQSTTNQLEELGYKSQIFPREINFFYLDQGIRDRIERKGNSYQVVNQDLSFTEDEIKKMIQDHPERFSPNVVLRPLYQEMILPNLAYLGGPAEVVYWLQLKGVFDHFQISFPILLPRNFALILDEPISLKMGKAGFGVEDLFLSFETWKKSYITQQAMVDLDLKEEREALVKIFDSAGKKAFQLESSLSQSFEAGKIRSLKILDQMGKKLRKAEEKRNQVALDRAKHILDYAAPGGTPQERTVNMMQFYLSDPEFIQKLLANFDPLEYKMMVLAY; from the coding sequence ATGAAAAAACATTGCGTTGACCTATCGGTCACCGGTCAGTTTTCTTCTTTTTTTCTGGACTATATTTCAGGGAAAGAAACACTTAGGCCTTTCTACACTCATCATCCAACACTTGAGAGTTTTCGGGATGCAATAGAAGCAAAGTCATTTTCAGAAGAAAATCGGCGAGTTCTTCAGCTGGTACTTCAAAAACAATATTCTCACCTAGATAAAGGGGAGCGAGTAGAGGCAAATATTTCAGCACTTAGTCAGTCCAATACCTTCACCGTGACGACCGGGCATCAACTGAATCTATTCACTGGTCCACTCTATTTTATTTATAAGATTGTTTCGACGATCAACTTGGCCAAAAGGCTAAGTCAAGCCTATCCGAATCATAATTTTGTGCCGGTTTATTGGATGGCAACAGAGGATCATGATTTTGAAGAGATCAATTACTTTAAACTAGATGGTATAAAATACGAATGGACAACGAATCAATCAGGTGCAGTTGGAGAATTTGAATTGGATGCTAGCTTTCATGACTTTTTAAAGGCTGTTTCCTTTGCTCCCGCTATTTTTAAGGAAGCCTATTTGCAAAGCAAAAACCTAGCAGAGGCAGTTCGTAAATACGTCCATTCCTTGTTTGGGGAGGAGGGGCTTGTTGTCTTAGATGCCAATGACCCCGATTTGAAAAGATTGTTCTCAAAAGTGATTGAAAGTGATTTGGTAGCACACCATCCGTTTCATGAAGCACAATCCACGACAAATCAGCTCGAGGAATTGGGGTACAAAAGCCAAATATTCCCTAGAGAAATAAACTTCTTCTATTTAGACCAAGGAATAAGGGATCGGATAGAGCGAAAGGGAAATTCATACCAAGTAGTCAATCAGGACCTTTCATTTACGGAGGATGAAATCAAAAAAATGATTCAGGATCACCCAGAGCGATTTAGTCCTAATGTGGTGCTTCGTCCTTTGTATCAGGAAATGATCCTGCCCAACTTGGCATACTTGGGAGGTCCAGCTGAGGTCGTTTATTGGTTACAATTAAAAGGAGTGTTCGATCATTTTCAGATTTCGTTTCCTATACTTCTTCCGAGGAATTTTGCACTCATTCTAGATGAGCCAATTTCTTTAAAAATGGGAAAGGCAGGATTTGGTGTCGAAGATTTGTTCCTGTCATTCGAAACTTGGAAGAAAAGCTATATTACTCAGCAGGCTATGGTTGATCTTGACCTTAAAGAAGAGCGGGAAGCATTAGTAAAAATTTTTGATAGTGCGGGGAAGAAGGCATTCCAGTTGGAATCCAGTTTGAGCCAATCTTTTGAAGCGGGTAAAATACGAAGCTTAAAAATTCTGGATCAGATGGGAAAGAAATTAAGAAAAGCCGAGGAAAAACGGAATCAGGTTGCTTTGGATCGAGCTAAACACATTCTAGATTATGCGGCTCCCGGAGGAACGCCACAAGAGCGAACCGTGAATATGATGCAATTTTATTTGAGTGATCCGGAATTTATTCAAAAGCTTTTGGCGAATTTCGATCCGCTAGAATATAAGATGATGGTGTTAGCTTACTAA
- a CDS encoding Clp protease ClpB, which yields MLTFIFGLWLSLLQSDSLDSFKLQKLISERDQLHEEWKTSETKKTGIFGNRTKKDMVETNEWLIRIIQKDNQIMDELRMQGTIDKVTISQEREDYKSITMKLEREVQILKRVILEKDEEISARLSERRIFEWSSLILFLISAGLGWWIYRIKKASAG from the coding sequence ATGCTGACTTTTATTTTTGGCCTATGGCTTTCACTTCTCCAATCCGATAGCCTTGACAGTTTCAAACTTCAAAAACTAATCTCGGAACGAGATCAACTTCATGAAGAATGGAAAACCTCTGAAACGAAGAAAACGGGGATTTTTGGCAACAGAACCAAAAAAGATATGGTCGAAACCAATGAATGGCTTATTCGAATCATCCAAAAAGACAACCAAATCATGGATGAACTTCGAATGCAGGGTACCATCGACAAGGTGACAATTTCGCAAGAAAGGGAAGATTACAAATCCATTACCATGAAGCTGGAACGGGAGGTACAAATCCTTAAGCGAGTGATTTTAGAAAAAGATGAAGAAATCTCTGCCAGACTCAGTGAGCGAAGAATTTTCGAATGGTCAAGTCTAATCCTTTTCTTAATTAGTGCCGGTCTTGGCTGGTGGATTTATCGAATTAAAAAAGCCTCTGCGGGATAG
- a CDS encoding SusC/RagA family TonB-linked outer membrane protein, with amino-acid sequence MRKALLFVVALFTMALSFEVSAQQRVITGQVISEEDGLGLPGATVLVKGTTVGTTTDLDGNYSITVPAGSDVLIFSFVGLKTIEEAIGNRTVVNVTLTTDASQLSEVVVTAIGIEREKKALGYAVTSVDNAQLENRPEQDVARVLQGKVPGVNITSTNGMSGSGTNMVIRGYSSATGSNQPLFVVDGVPFNTSTNAQNGFTTGGATTSSRFLDIDPNNIESMSVLKGLSATVLYGDQGRNGVILITTKSGASKRKAAEVTINQSVFTNEAASLPTYGQIYGNGFQQAPGFFFSNFGPRMDEGRLINHPYATSSVANIRNAFPEFWENGVVGGTPVKYEYKAYTDPSKVIFQTGLIKNTSLQVAGGSDKTGFNASFGYTDEQGYLPGNNLEKFNFGLGLNSAISDKLSVNSSFTFAITDLETPPVNASYGSGSSIPSVFGHVLFTPRSVDLENLPFENPIDRSSVYYRGGNDITNPRWLLKYYKNTSDVKRFFNSTSLNYDFNDNFSMTYRLGLDTYNELQEVMYNKGGATSDLTTRNGYYRTININNTIWNQDLILNWKKEFSEKLGMSALIGANSRYDSYQQSGVASQGQLAFGLFRHSNFQTSSSTDSYSGGNMNNTQEERRYGVYTNITLDYSDFLFLTLSGRNDWTSTVEKENRSILYPGGSVSFIPTTAFDISSSTLNDLKLRLGYGTSAGYPNPYRTRNVLAQVARAFDRDGVVTTTHSVSNILGNPNLKPELHGELEFGVEAVMFNNKLRFDLSLYEKNTRDLITQAPIDPSTGFTSTAINIGKIRTRGAELQATVTPFSTASGFEWNSTINWSKYRTIVLELGGGLEEVVVAGFTDLGNFAIPGQPFNIIKGTGFDRDPATGQPIILGNGVHKPTNSPVILGDPNPAWTGSWINAFTYKGFTLNVMMEYRHKGVIFSNTVTATIARGVTKDPVADRELTFIMPGVRQDGTNSDGTPKYIPNDQQITASDYFFSGYQGATDEPNVFDGSMVRLREVSLSYALPNSLMSKTPFKRASLALSGTNLWFLALNFPPNMNYDVDVLGTGVGNGLGFDFVTGPSSRRLGGTLTLTF; translated from the coding sequence ATGAGAAAAGCTTTACTCTTTGTTGTTGCGCTTTTCACCATGGCCCTCAGCTTTGAGGTGTCAGCGCAACAGCGGGTAATTACCGGTCAGGTAATTTCCGAGGAAGACGGTCTAGGGTTGCCAGGAGCAACAGTTCTCGTGAAGGGTACAACAGTAGGTACTACCACCGATTTGGATGGTAACTACTCTATCACTGTACCTGCGGGTTCTGATGTTCTAATCTTTTCCTTCGTTGGTCTAAAGACCATCGAAGAAGCGATTGGTAATCGTACCGTAGTAAACGTCACTCTGACGACCGATGCTTCTCAACTATCCGAAGTGGTAGTTACAGCGATCGGTATCGAAAGAGAGAAAAAGGCACTGGGTTACGCAGTAACTTCAGTGGACAACGCTCAGCTGGAAAACAGACCTGAGCAAGATGTGGCCCGAGTTCTTCAGGGCAAGGTTCCAGGTGTGAACATTACGTCCACCAACGGTATGTCAGGTTCTGGTACCAACATGGTAATCCGGGGCTACTCTTCAGCAACTGGTTCTAACCAGCCACTTTTCGTAGTAGACGGTGTTCCTTTCAACACTTCTACTAACGCACAAAACGGCTTTACTACTGGTGGCGCTACAACATCTTCTCGATTCTTGGATATCGATCCAAACAACATTGAGAGCATGTCTGTATTGAAGGGTCTTTCTGCAACCGTACTTTACGGTGACCAAGGCCGTAACGGTGTAATCTTGATTACTACTAAGTCTGGTGCTTCCAAGCGTAAGGCTGCTGAAGTTACTATCAACCAATCTGTATTTACCAACGAAGCGGCTTCTTTGCCAACTTACGGTCAAATCTACGGTAACGGTTTCCAGCAAGCTCCAGGATTCTTCTTCTCTAACTTCGGTCCAAGAATGGATGAAGGCAGGTTGATCAATCACCCGTATGCTACTTCTTCTGTAGCGAACATCAGAAATGCTTTCCCTGAATTCTGGGAAAATGGTGTTGTGGGTGGTACTCCAGTGAAGTATGAATACAAAGCTTACACTGATCCTTCTAAAGTAATCTTCCAAACTGGTTTGATCAAGAATACCTCCCTGCAAGTAGCTGGTGGTTCTGACAAGACTGGTTTCAATGCTAGCTTCGGTTATACCGACGAGCAAGGTTACTTACCAGGTAACAACTTGGAGAAATTCAACTTCGGTTTGGGTTTGAATTCTGCAATCTCTGATAAGCTTTCTGTGAATTCTTCATTCACGTTTGCGATCACTGATTTGGAAACTCCTCCAGTAAACGCTTCTTACGGTTCAGGTAGCTCTATTCCTTCTGTATTTGGTCACGTATTGTTTACCCCTCGCTCTGTGGATTTGGAAAATCTTCCATTCGAAAACCCAATCGACAGAAGCTCTGTGTACTACAGAGGTGGTAACGATATCACTAACCCAAGATGGTTGTTGAAATACTACAAGAATACTTCTGATGTAAAACGTTTCTTCAATTCTACTTCACTTAATTACGATTTCAATGATAACTTCTCCATGACCTATCGTCTTGGTTTGGATACTTATAATGAATTGCAAGAAGTGATGTACAATAAAGGTGGTGCTACTTCCGACTTGACAACAAGAAATGGTTATTACAGAACCATCAACATCAACAACACCATTTGGAATCAAGATTTGATTTTGAATTGGAAAAAAGAATTCTCTGAGAAATTGGGGATGAGTGCCTTGATCGGAGCTAACTCTAGATATGACTCTTATCAGCAGTCAGGTGTTGCTTCTCAAGGTCAATTAGCTTTCGGATTGTTCAGACACTCTAACTTCCAGACTTCTTCAAGTACAGATTCTTATTCTGGAGGTAATATGAACAATACTCAAGAGGAAAGAAGATATGGTGTTTACACCAACATTACTCTAGACTACTCTGATTTCTTGTTCTTGACACTTTCAGGAAGAAATGACTGGACCTCAACTGTAGAAAAAGAAAATAGAAGTATCCTTTACCCAGGTGGTTCAGTTTCCTTCATTCCTACTACTGCATTTGACATCAGTTCTTCTACTTTGAATGACTTGAAATTAAGATTGGGTTATGGTACTTCTGCAGGTTATCCAAATCCTTATAGAACTCGAAACGTATTAGCGCAAGTAGCTCGTGCATTTGATCGTGATGGTGTGGTTACAACTACTCACTCTGTATCAAACATATTGGGTAATCCAAACTTGAAGCCTGAATTGCATGGTGAATTGGAATTTGGTGTTGAGGCAGTAATGTTCAATAACAAATTGAGATTTGATCTTTCCTTGTATGAGAAAAATACAAGAGACTTGATCACTCAAGCTCCAATTGACCCTTCTACAGGTTTTACCTCTACTGCCATTAACATCGGTAAAATTAGAACTAGAGGTGCTGAACTTCAGGCTACAGTAACTCCATTCTCAACAGCTTCTGGCTTTGAGTGGAATTCTACGATCAACTGGAGTAAATATAGAACTATCGTTCTTGAACTAGGTGGTGGTCTGGAAGAAGTGGTTGTAGCTGGCTTTACCGATTTGGGTAACTTCGCTATTCCAGGTCAGCCATTCAACATCATCAAAGGAACTGGTTTTGATAGAGATCCAGCAACTGGACAGCCTATCATCCTTGGTAATGGTGTGCATAAGCCTACCAATTCTCCTGTAATTCTTGGTGATCCTAACCCAGCTTGGACTGGTTCTTGGATCAACGCATTTACTTACAAAGGCTTCACTTTGAATGTAATGATGGAATACAGACATAAAGGCGTAATCTTCTCTAACACCGTAACTGCTACAATTGCTCGTGGTGTAACCAAAGATCCAGTAGCAGATCGTGAGTTGACTTTCATTATGCCAGGTGTAAGACAGGATGGCACTAACTCTGATGGAACTCCTAAATATATTCCTAATGATCAGCAAATTACGGCGTCTGATTATTTCTTCTCAGGTTATCAGGGTGCAACAGACGAGCCTAACGTATTTGATGGTTCTATGGTACGTTTGAGAGAAGTTTCTCTTTCTTATGCATTGCCAAACTCGCTTATGTCTAAAACTCCATTCAAGAGAGCTTCTCTTGCTTTGAGTGGTACCAACTTGTGGTTCTTGGCCCTCAACTTCCCTCCAAACATGAACTACGACGTAGACGTGTTGGGTACTGGTGTGGGTAACGGTCTCGGATTTGATTTCGTAACTGGTCCAAGCTCAAGAAGATTGGGTGGAACGTTGACTCTTACTTTCTAA
- a CDS encoding phosphatidylserine decarboxylase family protein: MTIHKEGRTLLFWMMIILVAINYAVYYFLPDERLVMNLVILVSVALYLIVLQFFRNPIFEPPQEEGVVFAPADGKVVVIEEAVEDEFLKEKRMQVSIFMSPINVHVNRSPVKGVVEYFKYHPGKYLVAWHPKSSTENERTSMVIKDTFGHSIMVRQIAGALARRIKWYVKEGTPLEQGGEFGFIKFGSRVDLYLPLDAEILCQMEQVTKGGRTPIARLKRK; this comes from the coding sequence ATGACTATACATAAAGAAGGCCGTACGTTGTTGTTTTGGATGATGATCATCCTTGTTGCGATCAACTACGCAGTTTATTATTTCCTCCCTGATGAGCGTTTGGTGATGAACCTGGTCATTCTTGTCAGTGTGGCCTTGTACCTGATTGTCTTGCAGTTTTTCAGAAATCCAATCTTCGAGCCTCCCCAAGAAGAAGGGGTGGTGTTTGCCCCTGCTGATGGCAAGGTAGTGGTCATCGAAGAAGCGGTGGAAGATGAATTTTTGAAAGAAAAAAGAATGCAGGTGTCGATCTTCATGTCTCCGATCAATGTTCATGTGAATCGCTCCCCTGTCAAAGGTGTCGTCGAGTATTTCAAATATCACCCAGGGAAATATTTAGTCGCATGGCATCCCAAATCAAGTACAGAAAATGAGCGGACTTCTATGGTCATCAAGGATACGTTCGGTCATTCAATCATGGTTCGTCAGATTGCGGGTGCACTTGCTCGACGAATCAAATGGTATGTAAAAGAAGGAACTCCGCTTGAACAAGGTGGAGAGTTTGGATTTATCAAGTTTGGCTCAAGAGTAGACTTGTATTTGCCATTAGATGCCGAAATCCTGTGCCAGATGGAGCAAGTGACCAAGGGTGGTCGAACCCCAATTGCTCGATTGAAAAGAAAATAA
- a CDS encoding 5-formyltetrahydrofolate cyclo-ligase, translating into MKTKQQLRTEFRQLRKALDIEHVEEGSKKIRDRFVEWLTAHSELQHFHLFFPIDRFNEVNTFYIKEVLEVQEKTLYTSQTNKANTALETLKLPRDAAFFFDEWGIPVPQESIMVSPSKIQVVLVPLLAYDLKGNRVGFGKGYYDGFLGPLSDQVIKIGLSFFDPEEAFEPEEHDVPLDLCITPEKIYTF; encoded by the coding sequence ATGAAGACCAAACAACAACTCCGCACTGAGTTTAGGCAACTCCGAAAAGCCTTGGATATTGAGCATGTCGAAGAAGGTTCGAAAAAAATTAGGGATCGCTTCGTGGAATGGTTGACTGCTCATTCCGAATTGCAACATTTCCACCTCTTTTTTCCAATTGATCGATTTAATGAGGTAAACACCTTTTATATAAAGGAGGTGTTGGAAGTTCAAGAGAAAACCTTGTATACCTCCCAGACCAACAAGGCAAATACTGCATTAGAAACTTTGAAGTTGCCAAGAGATGCGGCCTTCTTCTTTGATGAGTGGGGCATTCCTGTTCCCCAAGAGTCGATTATGGTGTCCCCATCCAAGATTCAGGTAGTTTTGGTTCCTTTATTAGCCTATGACTTGAAAGGAAATCGGGTAGGATTTGGAAAGGGATATTATGATGGATTCCTCGGTCCTTTGAGTGATCAGGTCATAAAAATCGGATTGAGTTTTTTTGATCCAGAGGAAGCTTTTGAGCCAGAGGAACACGATGTGCCATTAGACCTATGCATTACGCCAGAAAAAATTTATACCTTTTAG
- a CDS encoding Glu/Leu/Phe/Val family dehydrogenase, protein MAYLEPAPIKDRENPLESMMERFNIAAEKLGLSDEVYNVLKNPAKQVIVSLPITMDNGKIQVFEGIRVIHSNILGPAKGGIRFAPDVHLDEVRALAAWMTWKCAVVDIPYGGGKGGVRCNPREMSKGEIERLMRAYTMAMIDVFGPDKDIPAPDMGTGPREMAWLMDEYSKAHGMTVQAVVTGKPLVLGGSLGRTEATGRGVMVSALAAMQKLKINPFQATCAVQGFGNVGSWAARLLEERGLKIVAISDHTGAFYNEKGINIVEAIAYRDSNNGTLEGFKGGDKMEDAGDLLTLEVDVLVPAAVEDVITAANADKIKAKLIVEGANGPTSAKADAILNEKGIMAVPDILANAGGVTVSYFEWVQNRLGYKWTADRVNRRSDRIMKDAFDNVYQAAVKYEVPMRIAAYIVAIDKVAKTYTFRGGF, encoded by the coding sequence ATGGCTTACTTAGAACCGGCTCCGATTAAGGATAGAGAGAATCCTTTGGAGTCAATGATGGAACGTTTCAACATTGCCGCTGAAAAGCTCGGACTATCCGATGAGGTGTATAATGTTTTGAAGAATCCTGCCAAACAAGTAATTGTTTCCCTACCGATTACCATGGATAATGGGAAGATCCAAGTTTTTGAAGGTATTCGGGTAATTCATTCCAATATTCTTGGTCCTGCAAAAGGAGGAATTCGATTTGCTCCAGATGTGCATTTGGATGAAGTGCGAGCTCTTGCCGCATGGATGACTTGGAAATGTGCCGTCGTGGATATTCCTTATGGTGGAGGTAAAGGTGGTGTGCGATGCAATCCTCGGGAAATGTCCAAAGGAGAAATCGAGCGACTCATGCGTGCTTACACCATGGCAATGATTGATGTTTTTGGCCCAGATAAGGATATTCCTGCTCCGGATATGGGAACTGGCCCACGTGAAATGGCCTGGTTGATGGACGAATATTCCAAAGCACATGGGATGACTGTACAAGCAGTAGTAACAGGAAAGCCACTTGTTCTTGGAGGCTCTTTGGGAAGAACTGAAGCCACAGGCCGTGGGGTGATGGTTTCTGCCTTGGCAGCTATGCAAAAATTAAAAATTAATCCGTTTCAAGCGACTTGTGCCGTACAGGGTTTTGGGAATGTAGGAAGCTGGGCAGCCAGACTCTTGGAAGAGCGTGGTTTGAAAATTGTCGCTATTTCGGATCATACCGGAGCTTTTTACAACGAAAAGGGCATCAATATAGTCGAGGCAATTGCTTACCGCGATAGCAATAATGGTACATTGGAAGGTTTCAAAGGTGGCGATAAAATGGAAGATGCCGGAGATCTATTGACTTTGGAAGTAGATGTTTTGGTTCCAGCTGCTGTAGAAGATGTGATTACTGCTGCGAATGCAGATAAAATCAAAGCCAAATTAATCGTGGAAGGCGCAAATGGGCCGACTTCCGCAAAAGCAGATGCCATTTTGAATGAGAAAGGGATTATGGCAGTACCGGATATTCTTGCAAATGCAGGTGGGGTTACTGTTTCCTATTTCGAATGGGTTCAAAACCGACTGGGCTATAAATGGACTGCAGACCGTGTTAACCGACGATCTGATCGAATCATGAAGGATGCTTTTGATAATGTGTATCAAGCAGCCGTAAAATACGAAGTTCCAATGCGGATCGCGGCCTATATTGTAGCCATCGATAAAGTAGCGAAAACCTACACGTTCCGTGGAGGATTCTGA
- the ispF gene encoding 2-C-methyl-D-erythritol 2,4-cyclodiphosphate synthase: protein MTPFRIGFGYDVHRLQEGYDLWLGGIKVPHHKGAVGHSDADVLIHVICDALLGAANMRNIGYHFSDKDPKYKGIDSKILLKEVMKMIREAGYEVGNLDSTVCLQVPKLNPHIPDMKICLAEVMNVAEDAISIKATTSEHIGFVGREEGISAYCTALIYKV, encoded by the coding sequence ATGACACCATTTAGAATTGGCTTTGGATATGACGTCCACCGGCTTCAAGAAGGATATGACCTTTGGCTTGGAGGAATTAAAGTGCCCCACCACAAGGGAGCTGTAGGGCATTCAGATGCAGATGTGCTGATTCATGTCATCTGTGACGCTTTATTGGGAGCCGCCAACATGCGAAATATCGGATACCATTTTTCCGATAAAGACCCCAAATACAAAGGAATTGACAGCAAAATCTTGCTCAAGGAAGTCATGAAAATGATCCGTGAAGCAGGCTATGAAGTAGGAAACCTTGATTCGACAGTTTGTCTTCAAGTCCCAAAACTTAATCCGCACATTCCCGATATGAAAATTTGTTTGGCCGAAGTGATGAATGTGGCAGAAGATGCAATCTCCATCAAAGCGACGACTTCCGAACATATTGGATTTGTCGGCAGAGAGGAAGGAATTTCAGCTTATTGTACTGCCTTGATTTATAAAGTATGA
- a CDS encoding M16 family metallopeptidase, whose product MLPYHRFFLDNGLEVIIHEDHGSKIAVFNLLYKVGSRFEQESKTGLAHFFEHLMFGSSANVPVFDRELERVGGSCNAFTSPDITNYYMTLPASNLETAFWLESDRMLQLSLTEKTIETQRKVVMEEFKQRYLNQPYGDVWHNLRKLAYEVHPYRWPTIGKDLQDIEGYTHEDIWSFYKAHYHPGNAILVVAGNVNPEQVRLLAQKWFGDIPSQPSLNPRIPQEPDQQVKKSNVIQSRVPTDALYKVYKMPAKGEAGYLEADLISDVLGFGKSALLEQELVKNGKMFASVGAYITGSVDPGLLVFSGKMEKGIPAEEAEQALDQVIGKFLHEGISDHTLQKIKNQSEAMKTYESIQLLNRAMSLAYYAHLGSPDLYWSEFENKYSLSNTEVEHWANQILRDENSSVLYYKSIQE is encoded by the coding sequence ATGCTCCCCTATCACCGCTTTTTTTTAGATAACGGATTAGAAGTAATCATTCATGAGGACCATGGAAGTAAGATTGCAGTCTTTAACCTACTATATAAGGTGGGTTCAAGATTTGAACAAGAATCCAAAACTGGTCTTGCTCACTTTTTTGAGCACCTCATGTTTGGAAGTTCTGCGAATGTGCCGGTTTTTGACCGAGAACTCGAACGTGTCGGTGGTTCCTGCAACGCCTTTACCAGTCCTGACATCACCAATTATTACATGACCCTTCCGGCGAGTAATTTGGAAACAGCCTTTTGGCTGGAATCAGACCGGATGTTGCAGCTTTCTCTCACTGAAAAGACCATCGAAACCCAGCGTAAAGTGGTCATGGAAGAATTTAAGCAACGATATCTCAACCAACCTTATGGGGATGTTTGGCATAACTTAAGAAAACTTGCCTATGAAGTTCATCCCTATCGTTGGCCTACCATCGGAAAAGACCTTCAAGATATCGAAGGATACACCCATGAGGATATTTGGAGTTTCTACAAAGCACATTACCATCCGGGAAATGCGATACTAGTGGTTGCCGGAAATGTAAATCCTGAACAAGTTAGATTGCTAGCTCAAAAGTGGTTTGGAGACATCCCTTCACAGCCATCACTAAATCCAAGAATCCCTCAAGAACCAGATCAACAGGTTAAAAAATCGAATGTGATCCAATCAAGGGTTCCCACAGATGCATTATATAAGGTATATAAAATGCCAGCCAAAGGAGAAGCTGGATATTTGGAGGCAGACTTGATCAGCGATGTTTTAGGATTTGGTAAATCTGCTTTGCTAGAACAGGAACTAGTCAAAAATGGAAAAATGTTCGCGTCCGTGGGCGCATACATTACAGGATCTGTGGATCCCGGGCTTTTGGTGTTTTCCGGAAAAATGGAAAAAGGAATTCCAGCAGAAGAAGCCGAACAAGCCCTAGACCAAGTAATCGGTAAATTTCTCCATGAAGGAATCTCCGATCATACGCTCCAAAAGATTAAAAATCAGTCAGAGGCAATGAAAACCTATGAGTCGATCCAATTGCTTAATCGAGCCATGAGTTTGGCCTATTATGCGCATTTAGGTTCTCCCGATCTGTATTGGAGTGAATTTGAAAACAAGTATTCGCTTTCAAATACAGAAGTTGAGCATTGGGCAAACCAAATTCTACGAGACGAAAACTCTTCTGTACTTTATTATAAATCCATTCAGGAATGA